One Salarias fasciatus chromosome 9, fSalaFa1.1, whole genome shotgun sequence DNA segment encodes these proteins:
- the zic4 gene encoding zinc finger protein ZIC 4 isoform X2, whose translation MSVDALGSPVMDPTFSKRNTALRLVDLAGAHHHHHHHHHTPQSVTGFPGFSSHPHSMAHSHPGEITAEPRLGPSPFGPEHMGHSAALKISPAHHYPHHHHHHHNHHMAGHSEVVSSQTGAFGPVQATPVPYSMSHTAQALSAGSYPGHYGHHPDAGNHTLFSGLHHEQPSSGSPGGQALNGQIRLGLPGEMYVRSDHLSQVASSRADPFSGSPLHGYGGLNLNMNLSAHHHHHHHHHGAGAFFRYMRQPIKQELICKWLEPELSPKKLCSKTYSTMHELVTHVTVEHVGGPEQANHICFWEECPREGKPFKAKYKLVNHIRVHTGEKPFPCPFPGCGKVFARSENLKIHKRTHTGEKPFKCEFDGCDRRFANSSDRKKHSHVHTSDKPYNCKVRGCDKSYTHPSSLRKHMKVHCKSPPPSSGYESSTPSLVSPSSDLGREPGGGGSSVLSEPVGASQPANLSEWYVCHSSGASGPQTPPSGQSTPDPSDEPPYRNPESRDAF comes from the exons ATGAGCGTGGATGCATTGGGAAGCCCCGTGATGGACCCTACGTTTTCCAAACGGAACACGGCGCTGAGATTAGTTGACTTGGCAGGGGctcaccaccatcaccatcatcaccaccataCCCCTCAGAGCGTGACAGGCTTCCCGGGGTTCAGCAGCCATCCACACTCAATGGCTCACTCGCACCCTGGGGAGATTACTGCGGAACCCCGCCTGGGGCCGAGTCCATTCGGGCCAGAACACATGGGGCACTCCGCGGCCCTCAAAATCAGCCCAGCCCATCATTAtccccaccaccatcaccaccaccacaatCATCATATGGCAGGCCACAGTGAAGTGGTCTCCAGTCAAACGGGAGCTTTTGGCCCGGTTCAGGCGACGCCGGTCCCTTATTCTATGTCTCACACGGCCCAGGCTCTATCCGCAG GTAGCTATCCCGGACACTATGGTCATCACCCCGACGCTGGGAACCATACTCTTTTCTCCGGACTCCATCACGAGCAGCCTTCTAGCGGATCACCGGGTGGCCAAGCCTTGAATGGACAAATAAGGTTAGGACTACCTGGAGAAATGTACGTTAGATCCGATCACTTGAGTCAAGTGGCAAGCTCCAGGGCTGATCCGTTCTCCGGCTCGCCTTTGCATGGCTACGGCGGTCTGAATCTGAACATGAATCTGAGCgcgcaccaccaccaccaccaccaccaccacggaGCCGGGGCTTTTTTCCGCTACATGAGGCAGCCGATAAAGCAAGAGCTGATCTGCAAGTGGCTGGAGCCGGAGCTCTCGCCGAAGAAACTTTGCTCGAAAACTTACAGCACCATGCACGAGCTCGTCACGCATGTCACGGTGGAGCACGTCGGAGGACCGGAGCAAGCCAACCACATATGCTTTTGGGAAGAGTGTCCGAGGGAAGGCAAACCATTTAAAGCAAAGTACAAACTTGTAAATCACATCCGAGTGCACACCGGGGAGAAACCGTTTCCGTGCCCGTTCCCTGGCTGTGGGAAAGTGTTCGCGAGGTCGGAGAATCTAAAGATCCACAAAAGGACGCACACAG GTGAGAAGCCCTTCAAATGTGAATTTGACGGCTGTGACAGACGCTTCGCCAACAGCAGCGACCGGAAAAAGCACTCGCACGTCCACACCAGCGACAAGCCCTACAACTGCAAAGTGCGCGGCTGCGACAAGTCCTACACGCACCCCAGCTCCCTGAGGAAACACATGAAGGTGCACTGCAAGTCCCCCCCGCCCAGCTCGGGCTACGAGTCGTCCACCCCGTCCCTGGTCTCCCCGTCCTCGGACCTGGGCCGGGAgccaggcggcggcggctcctcggTGCTGTCGGAGCCGGTGGGGGCCTCCCAGCCCGCCAACCTGAGCGAGTGGTACGTGTGCCACAGCTCCGGTGCCAGCGGCCCCCAGACCCCGCCCAGCGGGCAGTCCACGCCGGACCCCTCCGACGAGCCGCCGTACAGGAACCCGGAGAGCAGGGACGCGTTTTAA
- the zic4 gene encoding zinc finger protein ZIC 4 isoform X1, with the protein MSVDALGSPVMDPTFSKRNTALRLVDLAGAHHHHHHHHHTPQSVTGFPGFSSHPHSMAHSHPGEITAEPRLGPSPFGPEHMGHSAALKISPAHHYPHHHHHHHNHHMAGHSEVVSSQTGAFGPVQATPVPYSMSHTAQALSAGRDFLIRRDLTAQAMPVLTDQPAGSASHHGMFVSTTGSYPGHYGHHPDAGNHTLFSGLHHEQPSSGSPGGQALNGQIRLGLPGEMYVRSDHLSQVASSRADPFSGSPLHGYGGLNLNMNLSAHHHHHHHHHGAGAFFRYMRQPIKQELICKWLEPELSPKKLCSKTYSTMHELVTHVTVEHVGGPEQANHICFWEECPREGKPFKAKYKLVNHIRVHTGEKPFPCPFPGCGKVFARSENLKIHKRTHTGEKPFKCEFDGCDRRFANSSDRKKHSHVHTSDKPYNCKVRGCDKSYTHPSSLRKHMKVHCKSPPPSSGYESSTPSLVSPSSDLGREPGGGGSSVLSEPVGASQPANLSEWYVCHSSGASGPQTPPSGQSTPDPSDEPPYRNPESRDAF; encoded by the exons ATGAGCGTGGATGCATTGGGAAGCCCCGTGATGGACCCTACGTTTTCCAAACGGAACACGGCGCTGAGATTAGTTGACTTGGCAGGGGctcaccaccatcaccatcatcaccaccataCCCCTCAGAGCGTGACAGGCTTCCCGGGGTTCAGCAGCCATCCACACTCAATGGCTCACTCGCACCCTGGGGAGATTACTGCGGAACCCCGCCTGGGGCCGAGTCCATTCGGGCCAGAACACATGGGGCACTCCGCGGCCCTCAAAATCAGCCCAGCCCATCATTAtccccaccaccatcaccaccaccacaatCATCATATGGCAGGCCACAGTGAAGTGGTCTCCAGTCAAACGGGAGCTTTTGGCCCGGTTCAGGCGACGCCGGTCCCTTATTCTATGTCTCACACGGCCCAGGCTCTATCCGCAGGTAGGGATTTCCTCATCCGGAGAGATCTGACAGCTCAAGCCATGCCAGTACTGACTGACCAGCCTGCAGGTTCAGCCTCTCACCACGGAATGTTTGTTTCAACAACAGGTAGCTATCCCGGACACTATGGTCATCACCCCGACGCTGGGAACCATACTCTTTTCTCCGGACTCCATCACGAGCAGCCTTCTAGCGGATCACCGGGTGGCCAAGCCTTGAATGGACAAATAAGGTTAGGACTACCTGGAGAAATGTACGTTAGATCCGATCACTTGAGTCAAGTGGCAAGCTCCAGGGCTGATCCGTTCTCCGGCTCGCCTTTGCATGGCTACGGCGGTCTGAATCTGAACATGAATCTGAGCgcgcaccaccaccaccaccaccaccaccacggaGCCGGGGCTTTTTTCCGCTACATGAGGCAGCCGATAAAGCAAGAGCTGATCTGCAAGTGGCTGGAGCCGGAGCTCTCGCCGAAGAAACTTTGCTCGAAAACTTACAGCACCATGCACGAGCTCGTCACGCATGTCACGGTGGAGCACGTCGGAGGACCGGAGCAAGCCAACCACATATGCTTTTGGGAAGAGTGTCCGAGGGAAGGCAAACCATTTAAAGCAAAGTACAAACTTGTAAATCACATCCGAGTGCACACCGGGGAGAAACCGTTTCCGTGCCCGTTCCCTGGCTGTGGGAAAGTGTTCGCGAGGTCGGAGAATCTAAAGATCCACAAAAGGACGCACACAG GTGAGAAGCCCTTCAAATGTGAATTTGACGGCTGTGACAGACGCTTCGCCAACAGCAGCGACCGGAAAAAGCACTCGCACGTCCACACCAGCGACAAGCCCTACAACTGCAAAGTGCGCGGCTGCGACAAGTCCTACACGCACCCCAGCTCCCTGAGGAAACACATGAAGGTGCACTGCAAGTCCCCCCCGCCCAGCTCGGGCTACGAGTCGTCCACCCCGTCCCTGGTCTCCCCGTCCTCGGACCTGGGCCGGGAgccaggcggcggcggctcctcggTGCTGTCGGAGCCGGTGGGGGCCTCCCAGCCCGCCAACCTGAGCGAGTGGTACGTGTGCCACAGCTCCGGTGCCAGCGGCCCCCAGACCCCGCCCAGCGGGCAGTCCACGCCGGACCCCTCCGACGAGCCGCCGTACAGGAACCCGGAGAGCAGGGACGCGTTTTAA